ACGGGATCCCTCCCAGGCACGAATGTACGCTGTTCTGTCCCAAGCCCTTGCGGAGAAGGGCGAGAACGCAGCTTCTCTGGACGTTCTGCGCAACGTAGATCCAACCGTGCGTGTGGACAACCCGGAGCTGTTTGTACGCTTTGCGGAGCAGCTNNNNNNNNNNNNNNNNNNNNNNNNNNNNNNNNNNNNNNNNNNNNNNNNNNNNNNNNNNNNNNNNNNNNNNNNNNNNNNNNNNNNNNNNNNNNNNNNNNNNGCAAAGGGCATTCGCCTCGATCCCGAACAGCTCATGCAGGTCGCGCAGAGTGTCTTGAGCAGCGAGAACGCGCGCCCCGAGACCCTCGTCTCCACCGCTCTTGCGTTGTTAAACTCCGCCGTACCTGCGGGAACGGTGGTTTCGCAATTGGATACCATCGAGAACTTGTTTGATCGCGCTATTGAAAAGGCACCCGCTGAACCGCGCGCCTACGAGGGCCTTGCAGATGCTTACGTCGCCGCGAACAACCTGGAGAAGGCGCGCCAGACGTTAAGCCGCGCGGAACAGGCCGGCATTCCCTTCACGGCGTTGGCCAGGGCCCATGCAAACGTCGCCCTCGCGGAAGGCCGCCCCGACGAGGCCTGGGAATGTTTCCAGAAAGGAATTTCCGGAGACGGCGCTTCCGTTTCAAATGTACGGCAATGGTCGCGCCTGTTTTCTTTGCGCGACCAGCCGAGCCTTGCGCGCCGGGCGCTGGCCTCGGGCGCGGAAGCTCTTCCCGGAGAGGCTGAAAGGGCCGAACTGGCCGTTGAAAGTATCGTGCTGGAATTGCGCTTGGGAAAAGATGCAGAAGCGCTCCGTCTCCTTGCCGGGGTGGAGTCACAGGTGGCTGGTCACAAGGACGCAGAGTCGGCCCTGAGTCGCGTGAAGGAGCAACTGGTGTGGCGCCTTATGGGGCAGGGGAGCCCGAGCGAGCTCGAGGAGGCGCGAAAAATACTTGTGCAAAGCGGCGGCGACGAACAAGAAGACCCTATGCTGCTCACCTTGCAGGGCATGATGCACTTGCGCGCCGCCCCGCCAGCGTTTGACAAAGCTGAGGCCGCCTTCAAGAAGGCACTGGAAAGGGACCCCGAAAGCGTGGTCGCGCTCATGGGAATGGCAAGTTTGGCTTCTCTGCGTGGAGCGTTGTCGCAAGCGCTGGAGTTCTCGTCCAAAGCCGCGAACGCTGCGCCTCAGTCGGGCAGCATCGATCTCTGGCGCGCCGAAATACTGTTTCGAATGCAGCGTTATCTCGAGGCCCGAAACCTGCTCGAAAGCGTCCTTTCCGAAACTCCCGAAAATGCGCCCGCACTGGAATTATTGGTTAACACCTACCTCGCGACCAACCAGCTTCGCGAAGCCGAACGCACTCTCGAGCGCCTGCGAGCGCGCGTCGAAAGCGGCAGCGGGAACGCAGGAATCCTTGATGTCCTGCAGGGCCGCATCTTGCTTGAAAAGGGGAACGCATCCGAGGCGGAAGGCATCTTGCGTAAACAGTATGCTGACAATCCGGATGATTTCCCCATTGTTCGCAGTCTCGCTTTCGCGTTGACCCAAGAAAACCGCAACGCGGAAGCGGAGGAAATTCTCAAGAAATATGCAGAGAACCACAGCAAAGACGCTGACGTGTTTGTAGCTTTGGCGCGTCTTTACCTGGCCACAAACGACCCATCGAAGATGGATGCGGCATCCACTGCGCTGACGCGTGCCTTGGCCGTTAATCGGGACTACCTTCCTGCATTGCGTGTATTGGTCGATATGCAGCTGCAGAGGGGGACGCCTTCCAGCATTTTGGCTGCATGCGACCGGTACTTGAGGCACGATCCTCTTAACGCCGGGGTTCTGTTTGCGAAGGCTTCCGTGCTGAGCCGGGAACCGGGGCGTGACCAGGAAGCATTCGAGGCTATAGAACAGGCGATTGCGCAGGAACGCCAGCCGGAGTACCTCGCGCTCCGGGGTATGTTGAGCGTTCGAAAGCAGAGTTACGCGGGTGCGCTAAAAGACCTTAGAGAAGCCTCGCTGGGCAATACCGAGACCTCGGCGGAGTTTGATGCGGCATTCGCGGAGGCCTATTGGGGCGTCGGGGAAAAGGACCTTTCGAAAACGTACTACGAAAGTGCTGTCGCCAAGGCAAAAACGGGCAATATGGGTGTGCCGCCCTGGCTAAAACGCCTTCAGGAGAAGATGGGACAGGAGAATTAGTCTATGATGGAGGAATCGGAGGCGCAGCCCGTTGGGGAACGCGCGAAAGAGGACAAAGCGGGGATATCGCTTCGCGCACTGTTTGAATACAAAGACCTGCTCGTCATCGCGCTATTCGTGGTGATATACCGCAACGTGGCACACGAATTGCGCACAGGATGGACGCTGATTGACTCATACTATTCGCATGGATTCCTCATCCCATTCATCAGCTTGTACTTTGTCTGGCGAGAACGAAAGGCACTGGCTACCCTCGCCCGAATTCCCTCGGCATGGGGTTATCTGTGGTTGTTTGGGGCAACGTTCATGCTGTTTACGGGCGATTTCCTGGGTTTCGGCGTCATTACTCACCTTTCGTTGATCCCCATGATCACGGGGGCATTATTGCTCACGCACGGCGCTGGTCGCACAAGACGCATCTGGTTTCCGATTGCCTTTCTCTTCTTCATGATCCCTATTCCAGCTTCCATTACCCAGAGTTTCGCGCTCAAATTGAAGCTCCTGGCGACAGAGGCCGCGGTGCAACTGGCGAATCTTTTCACCTTGCCAATCGTGCGCGAGGGATCTTACGTTCACTTCGGCGGCGATTCCCTGCTGGTGGGAGAGGTATGCGGAGGGCTGCGTTCTCTGATCGCCCTTTTGGCGCTCGGCGCGCTGATGGCATATATCAGCAAGACGCACTGGGCAGCCCGGCTGTTGCTTTTCTTTCCGGTCGCGCCGATGGTGGCAGTACTTACGAACGTGCTTCGAATCTTCTCTCTCTGTGTTGTAGGATATTTTTATGGAAGCACCGTGGCCGCGGGAACCTTCCACGATGTTTCCGGCATTCTGATTTTCGTGGTGGCGTTCATCTGCTTCTTTTCATTGGAGGGACTCCTGCGCAAGATCGTGCCGGCGAAAGAGGCGAAGGAGGCGACGCCATGAAACACTACATCGGGCTGGTGCTCATCTTGTGTCTGATAGCGGTGGGTCATCTCAGCATTTTGAAGGCTCATGCCAACGCCAGTGCGGCCTTGCCACAGGTTCAGAAGCTGGATATCCCTGATCAGATCGGCGAGTACACCATGCGGGGGGCGGACGCCGAGATCGAGGACCATGTCAAGAGAGTCCTGGGCACCAGCATGATCCTGATCCGGGACTACGTGGCTCCTCCTCAGAGGTATGTGCAGCTAACCATCGTACACAGTACTTCGCGCCGGAGTCTGCACTTTCCAGAGGTGTGCCTCGTGGGTGGCGGATGGGAGATCCAAACACAGACCACGCAACCCGTAGGATTCTTCTTCAACGCCAAGAAACTGGTGCTCGTGAACGGCGAAAGGCGTCAGCTTGTTCTCTATTGGTTCAAGACCGGGGACGAGCTTACGGGGAATTTCTTCGTCAACGCATTCCACTGGGCCAAGACCCAGTTGGCATTTGGTTCGCCCACGTCGACGATGATAAAGGTGTCCACGGTATTGCGTCCGGGGCAGAACGAAGAACGTGCCTTCGAGACACTTGAAGATTTTGCTCTGAAATTCACGCCCATATTACAGGAACGTGTTCCATGAAGCGGCCCGGCCGGGTCCGTTGCACGACCGCTAAACGGCGTGCGCGGGGAGCCGGACGAAGAAGGGGAAATCTATGAGTTCCGAAACCACTCGCCGACATGTACGGATTCTGCGCGGAGCGTGCATTGCGTTTGTCGTGCTCGCGCTGGGCATTGGGTGCAGCGGCAGACGAAGCCAACAGCAAACGGAGATTGGGAACACCTTTCTGGGCATCGGCAAGATAGCCGAAGCCTATCAGGCGTTCGAGAAAGCCATCGGGCTTGACCCGCAGAATACGCAGGCCGAACTGGGTCTGGCCCGGTGCCTCGTTGCTCAAGACAAGCTCGATGACGCACTCAAGCATTATGAAGTGGTGATTTCGCGCGAGCCCGCTATGGAAGCGGCCTATGTGGAGGCCGTCCAAATCCTGTTACGGCGCGAGCGAAACGCCGAAGCCACGGAACTGGCGGCCGCCTATGAGAAGGTGGACCTCGAGAAAGGCGGGGTCTTGCGCGCGTTCTGCCTGCGGACAACGGGCCAGCCGGCCGAGGCCGTCGCGTTATTGGAGGGTCTGGTCAAGACCTGTCCCAAATCCGTTGATGTCCGTATAGCCCTCGCCACCGCTCTCATGGCAGCCAACGCCGACGCGAAGGCGGTCGAGGTTCTCGAGGACATTCTTGAGACGTTAGCCCCGGACTCGTTGAGCGCCCGGATAAAACTGGTGGAGGTGTACCAGAAGCAGGGCAAAATAGACGAGATCGTCGCACAATTCCGAGAGATGGTGAACCAGAAACCCGGTGACATGAATCTTCGTCTGGCGCTGGCGCGCAGCCTCGTTGACAAGGCGGAATATGCCGAGGCCGAGGAAATCGCCCGTTCGGTTCTGGCTGAGGTGCCTGAATCGGGTTGGGCCAATTACGTGGTGGGCGCGTGTCTGCTCGCCCGTGACCAGCGCAGGGAAGCCATCCCCTATCTTCAGGCAGCTGTGCAAGCCTTGCCGCAGTTTGACAGTGTGCGCGAACGCCTTGCCCTGGCGCGGAGCGAGGGAGCAGCTCCGGCGCCTGCCCAAGAAACAGCCGCTCCCGCGACAACCGAAGCGCAACGCGCGCCGGAAGAGGCGCCGGACAGCCTCTCCTGGAAGATGTTGTGGAAACAGGCACAGCTGGAGAGACTCCTCGAGCAGAGCGACGCGCTTCTAGCCTCAGGAGAACCGAATGTGCGCGAGACCCTGGTATTGGCCGCCCTGTTCTCCGGTGACCGGACACATGCTCAGCAACTCGCGGCTGGATTGCCGGCCGATTCGCCCCTGCGCGCGTTCCTCGATGCGCTCGAGAAAAGGGACCCGAACGGCGCGATCAAAGTCTTCGATTCCTGGACAGAGACGGACCCGGAGCGCGCCATACTTCGCGACAACGCCTACGGGTTTGCGTTAACGCTCATCGGGGCCCGGGCCAAGGCCCTGCAGGAGCTTTCGGAGCGCTACGCCAAATCGCCCCAGAACGTAGTAGCCCTCTACAATCTCGCCACCATGTACCGCGCGGCGCGGCTGCCTGAGTATGCCGCCCAAGTGCTCGATAGACTGCTGGCGCTTTACCCCGGCAACCTGGAAGCGCGGCGCACGTTACTCCGTTTGCTCATTGAATACGGAGATCGAGACCGTGCCCGTGGCGTCGCGGAGCTGACCTATCAACTGTTTCCCGACGATCCCGATTCGGTGGTCGACGTCGCACGGGTCTATTTTCTCGCCGGTGAACTGGATTTGGCTCAAGATGTCTTGAAAAGCGCCCTGAACGCCATTCCGGAAAACGCCTCGCTGCGGATAGCCGAAGCTCGAGTCCAACTGATCAAGGGAGACATCGATGGGGCATTGCAGACACTCGAGGGACAACCCTTTGAAGGAGAAAGTCTGGCCGCGAGCGAAGCGATGCGGGCCTTCGCTCTCGCGTCGAAGGGCGGCTGGGCTGACGTCGCGCGTGCGGCGGAAGCAGTTTCTCCGGGGACTCGTCCGCTGGGTCTCAACCTCTTGTTCGTGTCCGCGCGGTTGTACGAAGGCAACCATGACGCGGCAGTGGCGGCGCTCGAACAAGCCGGCGACATTCCCTGGCAGCGAATTCCCGGCGGCAGCGCCGTCGCGGCTGCTCTGGGCAAGATGGAGCCGTCCGCGGGCACGAAGGAAATCGTGGACCAGCTGAAGGCGAAACCCGAGGCGCTGGCCTCTTACGCGTACGGGTGTGCCTGCGTGGCGGAATCCTTTTTCGATGACGCGGTGGCCGCGTACGAGAAGGCCGCTTCCGCGATACCGGGTTCGCCTGAATTGACGGTTATCACGCTCGATGCGTTAAGGGGCGCACTCCGGAGCGAAGACCCGGCGCAGAAAGCCGAAGCGGTTGCACAGCAGGCGCCGGGAGACCCCCGCACGTGGCTGGCCTTGGCGGAATTCTACCGCAGCAAGGACAACGCCGAGAGAGAAGCAGCAGCTATCCAGAAAGCTCTTGCGCTGGGCGAAGACAACCCCTCCGCCTGGTTGCTTCAGGCGCGCTATCTCGAACACGCCAACGACCGGGAAGGAGCCATGGCAGCGTACGAACGGGTCGTGGCGTTAAGCCCTGGGGATCCCATCGTCAACAACAACCTCGCCTACCTGCTCCTCGAAACCGGAGAAGATGCGCAGCGGGCAATGGAACTTGCCCAGGAAGCACTCAAGGGCTCCGAGAAGAATCCGGTTATCCAGCCCCACGTATTGCACACGCTCGGGCTGGCCGAACTGCGGCTGAAGAAGATGGAAGATGCGGAAAAGCATCTGGGTCTGGCGTTGCAGATGCGGCCCGGCGATCCCACCCTGCTGCTGGACTTTGGAACGCTTTTGATCGAGAAGG
The window above is part of the Candidatus Hydrogenedentota bacterium genome. Proteins encoded here:
- a CDS encoding exosortase/archaeosortase family protein, whose amino-acid sequence is MMEESEAQPVGERAKEDKAGISLRALFEYKDLLVIALFVVIYRNVAHELRTGWTLIDSYYSHGFLIPFISLYFVWRERKALATLARIPSAWGYLWLFGATFMLFTGDFLGFGVITHLSLIPMITGALLLTHGAGRTRRIWFPIAFLFFMIPIPASITQSFALKLKLLATEAAVQLANLFTLPIVREGSYVHFGGDSLLVGEVCGGLRSLIALLALGALMAYISKTHWAARLLLFFPVAPMVAVLTNVLRIFSLCVVGYFYGSTVAAGTFHDVSGILIFVVAFICFFSLEGLLRKIVPAKEAKEATP
- a CDS encoding tetratricopeptide repeat protein encodes the protein MSSETTRRHVRILRGACIAFVVLALGIGCSGRRSQQQTEIGNTFLGIGKIAEAYQAFEKAIGLDPQNTQAELGLARCLVAQDKLDDALKHYEVVISREPAMEAAYVEAVQILLRRERNAEATELAAAYEKVDLEKGGVLRAFCLRTTGQPAEAVALLEGLVKTCPKSVDVRIALATALMAANADAKAVEVLEDILETLAPDSLSARIKLVEVYQKQGKIDEIVAQFREMVNQKPGDMNLRLALARSLVDKAEYAEAEEIARSVLAEVPESGWANYVVGACLLARDQRREAIPYLQAAVQALPQFDSVRERLALARSEGAAPAPAQETAAPATTEAQRAPEEAPDSLSWKMLWKQAQLERLLEQSDALLASGEPNVRETLVLAALFSGDRTHAQQLAAGLPADSPLRAFLDALEKRDPNGAIKVFDSWTETDPERAILRDNAYGFALTLIGARAKALQELSERYAKSPQNVVALYNLATMYRAARLPEYAAQVLDRLLALYPGNLEARRTLLRLLIEYGDRDRARGVAELTYQLFPDDPDSVVDVARVYFLAGELDLAQDVLKSALNAIPENASLRIAEARVQLIKGDIDGALQTLEGQPFEGESLAASEAMRAFALASKGGWADVARAAEAVSPGTRPLGLNLLFVSARLYEGNHDAAVAALEQAGDIPWQRIPGGSAVAAALGKMEPSAGTKEIVDQLKAKPEALASYAYGCACVAESFFDDAVAAYEKAASAIPGSPELTVITLDALRGALRSEDPAQKAEAVAQQAPGDPRTWLALAEFYRSKDNAEREAAAIQKALALGEDNPSAWLLQARYLEHANDREGAMAAYERVVALSPGDPIVNNNLAYLLLETGEDAQRAMELAQEALKGSEKNPVIQPHVLHTLGLAELRLKKMEDAEKHLGLALQMRPGDPTLLLDFGTLLIEKGNTEAGQGQIRLALEYANRLGLDFPRRAEAEKLVGAETR
- a CDS encoding tetratricopeptide repeat protein, yielding AKGIRLDPEQLMQVAQSVLSSENARPETLVSTALALLNSAVPAGTVVSQLDTIENLFDRAIEKAPAEPRAYEGLADAYVAANNLEKARQTLSRAEQAGIPFTALARAHANVALAEGRPDEAWECFQKGISGDGASVSNVRQWSRLFSLRDQPSLARRALASGAEALPGEAERAELAVESIVLELRLGKDAEALRLLAGVESQVAGHKDAESALSRVKEQLVWRLMGQGSPSELEEARKILVQSGGDEQEDPMLLTLQGMMHLRAAPPAFDKAEAAFKKALERDPESVVALMGMASLASLRGALSQALEFSSKAANAAPQSGSIDLWRAEILFRMQRYLEARNLLESVLSETPENAPALELLVNTYLATNQLREAERTLERLRARVESGSGNAGILDVLQGRILLEKGNASEAEGILRKQYADNPDDFPIVRSLAFALTQENRNAEAEEILKKYAENHSKDADVFVALARLYLATNDPSKMDAASTALTRALAVNRDYLPALRVLVDMQLQRGTPSSILAACDRYLRHDPLNAGVLFAKASVLSREPGRDQEAFEAIEQAIAQERQPEYLALRGMLSVRKQSYAGALKDLREASLGNTETSAEFDAAFAEAYWGVGEKDLSKTYYESAVAKAKTGNMGVPPWLKRLQEKMGQEN
- a CDS encoding EpsI family protein, with translation MKHYIGLVLILCLIAVGHLSILKAHANASAALPQVQKLDIPDQIGEYTMRGADAEIEDHVKRVLGTSMILIRDYVAPPQRYVQLTIVHSTSRRSLHFPEVCLVGGGWEIQTQTTQPVGFFFNAKKLVLVNGERRQLVLYWFKTGDELTGNFFVNAFHWAKTQLAFGSPTSTMIKVSTVLRPGQNEERAFETLEDFALKFTPILQERVP